A window of the Polaribacter sp. HaHaR_3_91 genome harbors these coding sequences:
- a CDS encoding tetratricopeptide repeat protein produces the protein MKEVKDNMKILQYILIVFLMLFSPKEILAQKDSIALQREARKLLRQGNDLYNKKQFTDASVAYQKSLANNTKYDKASYNLGNALYENNNFKEAVPQYELTAETAKDKFTKAEAYHNIGNAMMEQKQYQPAVDAYKNSLRNNPNDDETRYNLAVAQSLLEKENQDNKDDKNKDNKDKKDQDKKDKDDKKEGDDKDKNKDKDKDQKDQKDKDGKGDDEKDKNKDPKKDEKKEQEKPKPQPGKMSPEQVKQLLESLNNEEKKTQKKMNAQKAKGKKVKQEKDW, from the coding sequence ATGAAAGAAGTTAAAGATAACATGAAGATCTTACAGTACATCCTTATCGTTTTCTTGATGCTATTTTCACCGAAAGAAATTTTAGCACAAAAAGACTCTATTGCCTTACAACGAGAAGCTAGAAAGTTGTTAAGACAGGGAAATGATTTATACAATAAAAAGCAATTTACAGATGCTTCAGTTGCGTATCAGAAATCATTAGCAAATAATACAAAATACGATAAAGCATCATACAATTTAGGTAATGCTTTATATGAAAATAATAATTTTAAAGAAGCGGTACCACAATACGAATTAACCGCAGAAACTGCAAAAGATAAATTTACAAAAGCAGAAGCGTACCATAACATTGGTAATGCAATGATGGAGCAAAAACAATATCAACCTGCTGTAGATGCCTACAAAAATTCGTTAAGAAACAACCCTAATGATGATGAAACTCGTTATAATTTAGCCGTTGCTCAATCCTTACTAGAAAAGGAAAATCAGGATAATAAAGACGACAAAAACAAAGACAACAAGGATAAAAAAGATCAGGACAAGAAAGACAAAGACGATAAGAAAGAAGGAGACGACAAAGATAAAAATAAGGATAAAGACAAGGATCAAAAAGACCAAAAGGATAAGGACGGCAAGGGAGATGATGAAAAAGATAAGAATAAAGACCCTAAAAAAGATGAGAAAAAGGAACAAGAAAAGCCTAAGCCTCAACCAGGAAAAATGTCTCCAGAACAAGTAAAGCAATTGTTAGAAAGCTTAAATAACGAGGAAAAGAAAACTCAAAAGAAAATGAATGCTCAAAAAGCGAAAGGCAAAAAAGTAAAACAAGAAAAAGATTGGTAG
- a CDS encoding CvpA family protein, with protein sequence MNIFDIVIASLLLFGFVRGLLKGLFVEVASLVGLIGGVYGAIHFSYFVSDFLKEYVSWNPEYISLAAFAVTFVIIILVIALLGKALTKIADFASLGILNKILGGVFGALKIGLILSVVFIFFGKMNDTIPFVEKETLQESILYAPVKKVAPTIFPSIIKEEEQDKAL encoded by the coding sequence ATGAATATTTTTGACATTGTTATAGCTTCTTTATTACTTTTTGGTTTTGTTAGAGGGTTATTAAAAGGCTTATTTGTTGAAGTTGCTTCTTTGGTAGGACTTATTGGTGGTGTGTATGGTGCAATTCATTTCTCTTATTTTGTTTCAGATTTTTTAAAAGAGTATGTTTCTTGGAATCCAGAATATATTTCTTTAGCGGCTTTTGCCGTTACTTTTGTTATAATTATTTTAGTAATTGCACTGCTAGGAAAAGCATTGACTAAAATAGCAGATTTTGCTTCTTTAGGAATTTTAAATAAAATATTGGGTGGTGTATTTGGCGCCTTAAAAATAGGATTGATACTAAGTGTTGTTTTCATTTTTTTTGGTAAAATGAATGATACAATTCCTTTTGTAGAAAAGGAAACATTGCAAGAATCTATTTTATATGCTCCAGTTAAAAAGGTAGCACCTACTATTTTTCCATCAATAATAAAGGAAGAAGAACAAGATAAAGCTTTATAA
- a CDS encoding BatD family protein — protein MGKVRGAFMLIFCLVTTFVAAQEATLTATVSKNKLAVNQRLRIEFTINKQGGDNFSPPKFTNFKVVGGPSQSVSQSWVNGKTSFSQSYTYVLQPNKKGELTIGEASIKISGKTIKSEAIKIIVLDAVDIPKNPNDPNYIAQQNIHLVAEISKSRPYVGEGIYVEYRLYVSENVSVYDTNVTEAPQYNGFWNQAIKISNYPVKMGKYNGEDYRYIVLQKALLIPTKTGNLTIDPMKMDIVIGVPTGRADFFGNVITRNVQKEFASAKKVINPRSLPLQGKPTNFTGAVGDFNFDVTLSKEVLKANESSQIKVAVSGKGNLKLFELPEVTTPVELEKYQPERKEKVQVNSSGVSGEISDLYTVVPQYKGKYKIPNVSFSYFNPNERKYHTITTDDFFVDVLEGKELKPAIDTNATQKQDVVSTGNNFRYIQTKSNLELVDTEDFFKSNLFYILLLLPLITIPIGVFIAKKAEERSNDLIGNKLRKAEKLAKKYLSEAQKQLGKKEAFYEALERALHNYLKAKLGIETADISKEKITEILENKKVEPTTIIQFIEVLKHSDMARYSQITNTEMEAEFERAKQVIVQLDKQL, from the coding sequence ATGGGGAAAGTTAGAGGTGCCTTTATGCTTATATTTTGTTTAGTAACCACTTTTGTAGCTGCTCAAGAAGCTACCCTAACAGCAACTGTAAGTAAAAATAAATTGGCAGTAAACCAACGTTTACGAATTGAGTTTACCATTAATAAACAAGGTGGAGACAATTTTTCTCCTCCTAAGTTTACAAATTTTAAAGTAGTTGGTGGCCCAAGTCAATCTGTTAGTCAGTCTTGGGTAAATGGAAAAACAAGTTTTTCACAATCTTACACCTACGTTCTTCAACCAAATAAAAAGGGAGAATTAACTATTGGAGAAGCTAGTATTAAAATTTCTGGTAAAACCATAAAATCTGAAGCTATAAAAATTATAGTTTTAGATGCTGTAGATATTCCTAAAAACCCAAATGACCCAAATTATATTGCACAACAAAACATTCATTTAGTAGCAGAAATATCTAAATCTAGACCTTATGTAGGAGAAGGTATTTATGTAGAATATAGATTGTATGTTAGCGAAAATGTTAGTGTGTACGATACTAATGTTACAGAAGCACCACAATATAATGGTTTTTGGAACCAAGCCATTAAAATAAGTAATTACCCTGTAAAAATGGGAAAATACAATGGCGAAGATTATAGATACATTGTACTTCAGAAAGCATTATTGATACCTACAAAAACAGGGAATTTAACAATAGACCCCATGAAAATGGATATTGTTATAGGCGTTCCTACAGGTAGAGCAGATTTTTTTGGAAATGTAATTACAAGAAATGTACAAAAAGAATTTGCATCGGCTAAAAAAGTAATTAACCCAAGAAGTCTTCCTTTACAAGGGAAACCAACAAACTTTACAGGTGCCGTTGGTGATTTTAATTTTGATGTTACTCTAAGTAAAGAGGTTTTAAAAGCAAATGAAAGCTCTCAAATTAAAGTGGCTGTTTCTGGTAAGGGAAATTTAAAGTTGTTTGAATTACCAGAGGTAACAACTCCTGTTGAGTTAGAAAAATATCAACCAGAAAGAAAAGAAAAAGTTCAGGTAAATTCTAGTGGAGTTTCTGGTGAAATATCAGATTTATATACCGTAGTTCCACAATATAAAGGAAAGTATAAAATACCGAATGTTTCTTTCTCTTATTTTAACCCAAATGAACGAAAATACCATACAATTACAACAGATGATTTCTTTGTAGATGTCTTAGAAGGAAAAGAATTAAAACCTGCAATAGATACAAATGCTACGCAAAAACAAGATGTGGTTTCTACAGGTAATAATTTTAGATACATACAAACAAAAAGTAATTTAGAACTTGTAGACACAGAAGATTTCTTTAAGTCTAACTTGTTTTACATTTTGTTATTGTTGCCGTTAATAACAATTCCTATTGGTGTTTTTATTGCTAAAAAAGCAGAAGAAAGAAGTAATGACCTTATTGGAAATAAATTAAGAAAAGCAGAAAAATTAGCTAAAAAATATTTGTCTGAAGCGCAAAAACAACTAGGTAAAAAAGAAGCTTTTTACGAAGCCTTAGAAAGAGCGTTACACAACTACCTAAAAGCAAAATTAGGTATTGAAACAGCAGATATTAGTAAAGAAAAAATTACAGAAATTTTAGAAAATAAAAAAGTTGAACCAACAACAATTATTCAATTTATAGAAGTTTTAAAACATTCTGATATGGCACGTTACTCACAGATAACAAATACAGAAATGGAAGCTGAATTTGAGCGTGCTAAACAAGTTATTGTTCAATTAGATAAACAATTATAA
- a CDS encoding carbonic anhydrase family protein gives MKAHTKETQATMTPKKALNFLTEGNQRFQDNLKAHRNLLEQVNDTSTGQFPFATILSCIDSRVSAELIFDQGLGDVFSIRIAGNFVNQDILGSMEFGCKLAGTKLVVVLGHTSCGAIKGACDNAKLGNLTAMLNNIKPAVNAVLEPKEASSRTSSNLDFVDNVAARNVELTIERIRRESEVLTTMEESGEIMIVGAMYNINDGSVNFIN, from the coding sequence ATGAAAGCACATACTAAAGAAACACAAGCAACAATGACGCCTAAAAAAGCGTTAAATTTTTTAACAGAAGGAAACCAAAGATTTCAAGATAACTTAAAGGCACATAGAAACTTATTAGAACAAGTAAATGATACAAGTACAGGTCAATTTCCTTTTGCTACAATTTTAAGTTGTATCGACTCTAGAGTTTCTGCAGAGTTAATTTTTGATCAAGGTTTAGGAGATGTTTTTAGTATTAGAATTGCAGGTAACTTTGTAAACCAAGATATTTTAGGATCTATGGAGTTTGGTTGTAAACTTGCTGGAACAAAACTTGTTGTAGTTCTAGGACACACAAGTTGTGGCGCCATAAAAGGTGCTTGCGACAATGCAAAATTAGGAAACTTAACTGCAATGCTTAACAATATTAAACCAGCCGTAAACGCTGTTTTAGAGCCAAAAGAAGCTAGTTCTAGAACATCATCTAACTTAGATTTTGTGGATAATGTTGCTGCCAGAAATGTAGAATTAACGATTGAAAGAATTAGACGCGAGAGTGAAGTTTTAACAACAATGGAAGAAAGTGGTGAAATTATGATTGTTGGAGCTATGTACAATATTAATGATGGATCTGTTAATTTTATCAATTAA
- a CDS encoding carbonic anhydrase has translation MNLETVFKNNENWVKEKLATDKNYFEELGKGQKPELLYIGCSDSRATAEELMGAKPGEVFVHRNIANMVISIDLNVMSVINYAVDHLKVSHVIVCGHYGCGGVKAAMQSADLGILNPWLRNIRDVYRIHATELNAIENEEKKYERLVELNVKEQCVNLIKTAAVQKAYRDRGLKVHGWVFDVHTGKLIDLKIDFEKYLNDIMKIYHLD, from the coding sequence ATGAACTTAGAAACTGTATTTAAGAACAATGAAAATTGGGTTAAAGAAAAATTAGCTACAGATAAAAACTATTTTGAAGAATTAGGGAAAGGTCAAAAACCAGAGTTACTATACATTGGTTGTTCAGACAGTAGAGCTACCGCAGAAGAACTAATGGGAGCAAAACCTGGAGAAGTTTTTGTGCATAGAAATATTGCGAATATGGTTATTAGTATAGACTTAAACGTAATGTCTGTAATTAATTATGCCGTAGATCATTTAAAAGTAAGCCATGTTATTGTTTGTGGCCATTATGGTTGTGGTGGCGTTAAAGCTGCTATGCAATCTGCAGATCTTGGTATTTTAAACCCTTGGTTACGTAATATTAGAGACGTGTATAGAATTCATGCTACAGAATTAAATGCTATTGAAAACGAAGAAAAAAAATACGAACGTTTGGTAGAATTAAACGTAAAAGAACAATGTGTAAACCTTATTAAAACAGCGGCTGTACAGAAAGCATATAGAGATCGTGGTTTAAAAGTACATGGTTGGGTTTTTGATGTACATACAGGTAAATTAATTGATCTAAAAATTGATTTCGAAAAATACCTAAATGATATTATGAAAATTTATCATTTGGATTAA
- a CDS encoding SulP family inorganic anion transporter yields the protein MFKNIKNDLPASIVVFFVALPLCLGIALASGAPLFSGVIAGIVGGVVVGGLSGSKLGVSGPAAGLAAIVLTAIATLGSYENFLVAVVLGGIIQIIFGFLKAGVIGYYFPSSVIKGMLTGIGIIIILKQIPNFFGYDEESAWDLEFFEIDGGNTFSELVKMFSNINPGAALIGFLSLAIILFWDIILSKKAKIFKVIQGPFIAVVAGIIFYTLTLGDETLSIASKHMVSVPIPEDLSSFIGQFSFPNFSVIFQHEVWIVAFTIALVASLETLLSVEACDKLDPDKNVTPTNRELLAQGTGNIISGLIGGLPITQVIVRSSANVQSGGKSKLSTILHGILLLISVVLIPTLLNKIPLAVLASILLVVGYKLAKPALFKQMYKLGWKQFIPFIVTVVGIVFTDLLSGIALGLLVGIVVILLKSYQNSHFLHIEDNSNGKHKIKMTLAEEVTFFNKGAILKELDSLPGDSYLEIDLIKTRYLDNDIIEILEDFLYKAKERNIDIKLISKRGTVENPKSFINFFKENPKSSISLS from the coding sequence ATGTTTAAAAATATTAAAAATGACTTACCTGCAAGTATTGTAGTGTTTTTCGTAGCATTACCATTGTGTTTAGGTATTGCATTAGCAAGTGGTGCACCATTATTTTCTGGAGTTATTGCAGGTATAGTTGGTGGTGTTGTTGTAGGAGGACTAAGTGGCTCTAAGCTTGGTGTTAGTGGACCTGCAGCAGGTTTAGCAGCTATTGTATTAACTGCCATTGCTACTTTAGGTAGTTATGAAAACTTCTTAGTAGCTGTAGTTTTAGGTGGAATTATTCAAATAATTTTTGGCTTTTTAAAAGCAGGAGTTATTGGTTATTATTTTCCTTCATCAGTAATTAAAGGAATGTTAACCGGTATTGGAATTATCATCATATTAAAACAAATACCAAACTTTTTTGGTTATGATGAAGAATCTGCTTGGGATCTAGAGTTTTTTGAAATTGATGGTGGAAATACATTTTCTGAGCTTGTTAAAATGTTTAGTAACATAAACCCAGGAGCTGCTTTAATAGGTTTTTTAAGTTTAGCAATTATACTTTTTTGGGACATTATTTTAAGTAAGAAAGCAAAAATATTTAAAGTTATACAAGGCCCATTTATTGCTGTGGTTGCAGGAATTATATTTTATACGCTTACTCTAGGTGATGAAACACTTTCAATTGCTAGTAAACATATGGTAAGTGTACCAATTCCAGAGGATTTAAGTTCTTTTATAGGGCAGTTTAGTTTTCCTAACTTTTCAGTTATTTTTCAACATGAAGTATGGATTGTAGCATTTACGATTGCTTTGGTTGCTAGTTTAGAAACTTTATTAAGTGTAGAAGCTTGTGATAAATTAGATCCAGACAAAAATGTAACACCAACCAATAGAGAATTATTGGCACAAGGAACTGGTAACATTATTTCTGGTTTAATTGGTGGATTACCAATTACACAAGTAATTGTAAGAAGTTCTGCCAATGTACAATCTGGCGGAAAATCAAAATTATCTACCATTTTACACGGTATTTTATTATTGATATCAGTAGTTTTAATTCCTACTTTATTAAATAAAATTCCATTAGCCGTATTAGCTTCAATTCTTTTAGTTGTAGGATACAAATTAGCAAAACCAGCTCTTTTTAAACAAATGTATAAATTAGGTTGGAAACAGTTTATTCCTTTTATAGTTACGGTTGTAGGTATTGTTTTTACAGATTTATTATCAGGAATTGCTTTAGGTCTTTTAGTAGGAATTGTTGTGATCTTATTAAAAAGTTACCAAAACTCTCACTTTCTTCACATTGAAGACAATAGTAACGGTAAACATAAGATAAAAATGACCTTAGCAGAAGAAGTAACTTTCTTTAATAAAGGAGCAATTTTAAAAGAATTAGACAGCTTACCTGGAGATTCTTACTTGGAAATAGACCTTATTAAAACAAGGTATTTAGATAATGATATTATAGAAATTCTTGAAGACTTTTTATACAAAGCCAAAGAAAGAAATATTGACATTAAACTTATATCTAAACGAGGAACAGTAGAAAACCCAAAAAGTTTTATTAATTTCTTTAAGGAAAATCCAAAGTCTAGTATTAGTTTAAGTTAA
- a CDS encoding glycosyltransferase family 2 protein translates to MKSTAFNLKLHNNKFSIEDRKTSPINFRAVIVLVSSFVIMIGAAFAVYLLQDDFSKFNFERLNNSFGAVFFNLAAVLFVFTSLTFLYDVYLYFKYKPIESVSDEELPTVTVIVPAYNEGKQVWATLKSLAKSDYPKEKLQLLSIDDGSKDDTWEWMKEAKRILGDQVTIMQQPKNMGKRHALYRGFNMGTGEIFVTVDSDSIVKEDTLRNLVSPLVVDEKCGAVAGNIQVLNNKKALLPKMLNVSFVMSFEFKRSAESSLNSVLCTPGALAAYRSNAVFACLPEWIDQKFMGKASDIGEDRALTNMILKQGYSVLFQRNAFAYTNVPEDYKGLYKMFIRWGRSNVRENIAMSKFVFTNFKEGNKFGSRLLFFTQSIKMIMSYPFLIFMLYFIIAHPALFISSTLLSILIISTFPVLFYAKRYDFKEAFWAYSYSILYTFGLFWITPYAIATAGKSGWLTREIAA, encoded by the coding sequence ATGAAATCAACAGCATTTAATTTAAAATTACATAATAATAAATTCTCTATAGAAGACAGAAAAACTTCTCCAATTAACTTTAGAGCGGTTATTGTTCTTGTTAGTTCATTTGTTATAATGATTGGTGCCGCTTTTGCAGTTTATTTATTACAAGATGATTTTTCAAAATTTAATTTTGAAAGATTAAACAATAGTTTCGGAGCTGTATTTTTTAATCTTGCAGCTGTATTATTTGTTTTTACATCATTAACCTTTCTTTACGATGTATACTTATATTTTAAATACAAACCTATTGAGTCTGTAAGTGATGAAGAACTGCCAACAGTTACCGTTATTGTACCAGCGTATAACGAAGGGAAGCAAGTTTGGGCTACCTTAAAAAGTTTAGCTAAAAGTGATTATCCTAAAGAAAAATTACAATTATTATCTATTGATGATGGTAGTAAAGATGATACTTGGGAGTGGATGAAAGAAGCTAAAAGAATTTTAGGAGATCAAGTAACCATTATGCAACAGCCTAAAAACATGGGGAAGCGTCATGCTTTATACCGTGGTTTTAATATGGGAACAGGAGAAATTTTTGTTACAGTAGATAGTGATTCAATCGTTAAGGAAGACACACTACGTAACCTAGTAAGCCCATTAGTTGTAGATGAAAAATGTGGAGCAGTGGCTGGTAATATTCAAGTACTGAATAATAAAAAAGCTTTATTACCAAAAATGCTAAATGTAAGTTTTGTAATGAGTTTCGAATTTAAACGTTCTGCTGAAAGTAGTTTAAACTCAGTATTATGTACTCCTGGTGCTTTAGCTGCTTATAGATCAAACGCTGTTTTTGCTTGTTTGCCAGAGTGGATAGATCAAAAATTTATGGGGAAAGCTTCTGATATTGGAGAAGACAGAGCATTAACTAACATGATATTAAAGCAAGGTTACAGCGTTTTATTTCAAAGAAATGCTTTTGCTTACACAAATGTACCAGAAGATTATAAAGGTTTATATAAGATGTTTATTAGATGGGGAAGAAGTAATGTTAGAGAAAACATTGCAATGTCTAAATTTGTATTTACAAACTTTAAAGAAGGAAACAAGTTCGGATCTAGATTATTATTTTTTACACAATCAATTAAAATGATTATGTCTTATCCTTTCTTAATATTTATGTTATATTTTATAATTGCACATCCAGCATTATTTATAAGCTCTACGTTATTAAGTATTTTAATAATATCTACTTTTCCAGTACTATTTTATGCAAAAAGATATGATTTTAAAGAAGCATTTTGGGCGTATTCATATAGTATACTATATACTTTTGGGTTGTTCTGGATTACTCCGTATGCCATTGCAACAGCAGGAAAAAGTGGTTGGTTAACTAGAGAAATAGCCGCTTAA
- a CDS encoding four helix bundle protein, with product MYIFSFEKLKVWQEDIDLSVEVYSITKNFPTDEKYGITSQLKRASNSISANIAEGTSRITNKDKAHFSTIAFSSTMEVLNHIILCHKLQFINEEIYNDLRKKIYKISNMLNALRKAQLNK from the coding sequence ATGTATATATTTTCATTTGAAAAGCTGAAGGTTTGGCAAGAAGATATAGATCTCTCTGTTGAAGTTTATAGTATTACCAAAAACTTTCCTACTGATGAAAAATACGGAATTACAAGTCAATTAAAAAGAGCTTCAAATTCAATTTCAGCAAATATAGCAGAAGGCACATCTAGAATTACAAATAAAGACAAAGCACATTTTTCAACAATAGCATTTAGTTCAACTATGGAAGTTTTAAATCATATAATTTTATGTCATAAACTTCAATTTATAAACGAAGAAATTTATAATGACTTGCGTAAGAAAATTTATAAAATATCTAACATGTTAAATGCTCTACGCAAAGCACAGTTAAACAAATAA
- a CDS encoding SH3 domain-containing protein — protein MKRIFFLLLIIANSVTAQNVDSLFVSANILYKDGKFSEAIEFYKQIETKELVSSELYYNLGNSYYKLNKVGPAIYYYEKALILDPLNADVKNNLVFAQRLALDNIEELPKTVLQKFKANYLQKLSYNQWAIVVVVFSILGSFLFLLFYFADGPTKKRFYFTTSIISFILLIASLFITYNQYNFALNNKEAIVFAEETDVRNAPTLNSEEIFTLHEGTKIIVLDGVDEWKKVKINDGRLGWIHAEDIKLLNDI, from the coding sequence ATGAAAAGAATATTTTTTTTATTGTTGATAATTGCCAATTCGGTTACTGCACAAAATGTAGATAGCTTATTTGTTTCTGCAAATATTTTATACAAAGATGGTAAATTTAGCGAGGCAATTGAGTTCTACAAACAAATAGAAACTAAAGAATTAGTATCATCAGAATTGTATTACAATTTAGGTAACTCTTATTACAAGCTTAACAAAGTTGGACCAGCTATTTATTATTATGAAAAGGCGTTAATATTAGATCCTTTAAATGCTGATGTAAAAAACAACTTGGTTTTTGCACAACGTTTAGCATTAGATAATATAGAAGAATTGCCAAAAACTGTTTTACAAAAATTTAAAGCAAATTATTTACAAAAGTTATCTTACAACCAATGGGCAATAGTAGTTGTAGTATTTTCGATTTTAGGTAGCTTCTTATTTTTACTCTTTTATTTTGCTGATGGACCTACTAAAAAAAGGTTCTATTTTACAACAAGTATTATTAGCTTTATACTTCTTATTGCATCATTATTTATCACTTATAATCAATATAATTTTGCGCTTAACAATAAAGAAGCTATCGTTTTTGCAGAAGAAACAGACGTTAGAAATGCACCTACATTAAACTCCGAGGAAATATTTACGTTGCACGAGGGAACTAAAATTATAGTTTTAGATGGCGTGGATGAATGGAAAAAAGTTAAAATTAATGATGGTAGATTAGGTTGGATACACGCTGAAGACATTAAGTTATTAAACGATATTTAA
- a CDS encoding VWA domain-containing protein — protein MNWSNFEFHNPEFLWLLIVIPLVAVWHFFMRKKDAAVLTMPSIKGFKTDSLLSKLKPLLYLLRILALVAIIVALARPRNVSVSKKTKSNKGIDIVMAIDVSASMLAKDLKPNRLEALKKVAIDFVDRRPNDRIGIVVYAGESFTQTPITSDKGIVKRTISELQWGQLEGGTAIGMGLGSAVNRLKESTAKSKVIILLTDGVNNTGNIDPRTATELAKELEIKTYTIGLGTNGMADFPYSKDPRTGKLQFRKLPVEIDEELLKEIATETQGKYFRATDNESLKEIYDEIDKLEKTKIEEFKYYNYQEKYRIFIFLGLGFLLLEFMLRNTLFKSFI, from the coding sequence ATGAATTGGAGTAATTTTGAGTTTCATAATCCGGAGTTTTTGTGGTTGCTAATTGTAATTCCACTAGTAGCAGTATGGCATTTTTTTATGCGCAAAAAAGATGCTGCAGTATTAACAATGCCAAGTATAAAGGGGTTTAAAACAGACTCGCTTTTATCAAAATTAAAACCACTTTTATATCTTTTAAGAATATTAGCTTTAGTAGCAATTATTGTTGCTTTAGCAAGACCGAGAAATGTTTCTGTCAGTAAAAAAACAAAAAGCAATAAAGGGATAGACATTGTAATGGCAATTGATGTTTCTGCAAGTATGTTGGCAAAAGACCTAAAACCGAACAGATTAGAAGCGCTTAAAAAAGTAGCCATAGATTTTGTAGATAGAAGACCAAACGATAGAATAGGAATTGTTGTGTATGCCGGAGAAAGCTTTACACAAACACCTATTACAAGCGACAAAGGGATTGTAAAACGAACCATTTCCGAACTTCAATGGGGACAATTAGAAGGCGGAACAGCTATTGGAATGGGATTAGGTTCTGCTGTAAACAGGTTAAAAGAAAGCACCGCAAAAAGTAAGGTTATTATCTTATTAACAGACGGTGTAAATAACACTGGTAACATAGACCCAAGAACAGCTACAGAACTTGCAAAAGAACTAGAAATTAAAACCTACACGATAGGATTAGGAACTAATGGAATGGCAGATTTTCCTTACAGTAAAGACCCAAGAACAGGAAAATTACAATTTAGAAAGTTGCCCGTAGAAATTGATGAAGAATTGCTAAAAGAAATAGCTACAGAAACCCAAGGTAAATATTTTAGAGCTACAGATAATGAGTCTTTAAAAGAAATTTATGACGAAATTGACAAGCTTGAAAAAACGAAGATAGAAGAATTTAAATATTACAATTATCAAGAAAAATATAGAATTTTTATCTTTTTAGGATTAGGATTCTTGTTGTTAGAATTTATGTTGAGAAACACGTTATTTAAATCGTTTATTTAA
- a CDS encoding VWA domain-containing protein — protein MYKIEEPVYFSLLIIIPAMIVVFLLVLWWKKRTQKKFADLNLLQNLAPNSSTFKSVLKLVFLLLGITFLVIALVNPKMGTKLQTVKREGVDIVFALDVSKSMLAEDIAPNRLEKAKQIISKTIDKLGSDRVGIIIYAGNAYPLLPITTDHAAANMFLQNANPDMVSSQGTDINGALELAKTYYNNDEQTNRFLIIISDGEDHQEETKQVAQTLTEEGVKIYTIGVGLENGSPIPMRVNGTMIGYKKDNKGETVLTKRMPDVLQGIADAANGSYIDGNITEKPVTVIADIIANAEKSEFETKQFSDYKDQFQWFVAIGLLFLLIDILLFDKKTKWLRKVDLFDEEKQKK, from the coding sequence ATGTACAAAATAGAAGAACCCGTTTATTTTTCCCTGCTCATAATCATTCCAGCAATGATTGTTGTTTTCTTGTTGGTTTTATGGTGGAAAAAAAGAACACAGAAAAAATTTGCTGACTTAAATTTACTTCAAAATTTAGCTCCAAATTCATCCACTTTTAAATCTGTTTTAAAACTGGTATTTTTACTTTTAGGAATTACTTTTTTAGTAATTGCGTTAGTAAACCCTAAAATGGGAACCAAATTGCAAACCGTAAAAAGAGAAGGTGTAGATATTGTATTTGCCTTAGATGTTTCTAAAAGTATGCTAGCAGAAGATATTGCGCCAAACAGACTAGAAAAAGCAAAACAAATTATCTCTAAAACTATTGATAAATTAGGTTCTGATAGAGTTGGTATTATTATTTATGCAGGAAATGCATACCCGCTTTTACCAATAACCACAGATCATGCGGCTGCAAACATGTTTTTACAAAATGCGAATCCAGATATGGTTTCTAGTCAAGGTACAGACATCAATGGAGCTCTAGAATTAGCAAAAACTTATTATAATAATGACGAACAAACAAACCGTTTTTTAATTATTATTTCTGATGGTGAAGATCATCAAGAAGAAACAAAACAAGTAGCCCAAACATTAACCGAAGAGGGGGTAAAGATTTACACAATTGGTGTAGGTTTAGAAAATGGAAGTCCAATTCCTATGCGAGTAAACGGTACTATGATTGGCTACAAAAAAGACAATAAAGGAGAAACTGTACTCACCAAACGCATGCCAGATGTTCTACAAGGCATTGCAGATGCTGCAAATGGCAGTTACATAGATGGTAACATTACAGAAAAACCAGTAACAGTGATTGCTGATATTATTGCTAATGCTGAAAAAAGCGAATTCGAAACAAAGCAATTCTCCGATTATAAAGACCAATTTCAATGGTTTGTAGCTATCGGATTACTATTCTTATTGATAGATATTTTATTATTTGACAAGAAAACCAAATGGTTGCGAAAAGTAGATTTGTTTGATGAAGAAAAACAGAAGAAATAA